One Pirellulales bacterium DNA segment encodes these proteins:
- a CDS encoding Calx-beta domain-containing protein, translating into MRSMSNWSMFRNSRQRKGAQAQQAATHAKRTRLMYESLENRSMMAVASFTEGVGGYTGTQDTVLFSKEPSVNFGTETGISVDQQDAGGVRQGLLRYDGIFGTGAGQIPFGSTINSATLTVSVFNDSNASMQMSLYRMNVNWDQNVATWNSFGSIGGVNASENEVQGLPPDAILFDSTTGVKVFNVKTSLEHWVTGETNFGWLIESAATNGWDFDTSEATLANRPVLTVDYTPPSGAGSFKFLTTNSLHPEGNTGTSTAIVDVARIGGTTGTVTVDYTITAGTATGGSDFVLGNGQLTFNDGVATQPISITVNGDTTLEGLETVNITLSNPQNGSSISGANATLSIADDDALISEVLANVTNAGSDETNREYIELLGTPGASLNGYYFVVFEGEEEENGGSGSGRADFVLDLSGQFFGSNGILVITPTAWSYTPDPASSVFATAALNGVGGVLEDSSQTYALIRSPINPIVQGTDYDTVGAYANTTATADGPGVGILDQLPVGAEIMDSVFVVEGGGGDRDRAATLQHPGIHVHQPNGLGSSNTTSDVVTRRFDERDPNSIGVWYNGDIPNGATGVYAAPSATETYSSVVTPAGAQITPGALNILRTIGFSVSAISVDEAAGIVSLTITRAGDLSQAISVNYATSGGTATSNVDFTAESGPINFGIGDSSETIDIAILPDMIAEGFESFTVTLSSVTSPFQIVVPTVTVTIVDANVSVQTFQDGVNGYNSTDDVTLNSIQPNDSFGGTTAVSIDEEVGALTGQDSRPAQGLLKFGNLFGNAINQVPAGSQIFSAFLTLNVNNPSTPTSQIRLFQMLKDWDESTATFSDPQGNLGSDIVNGVTPDDVEATADISSVVPTPGVAGLVQIPLDTDLVQAWANNTLPNYGWAIINDGGNDWNFNSSDSFDAALLPKLTILYTAPTGQGTFSFSDADYKVNENGTASIKVHREGGSAGTVTINYQITDGTGSATTDITGSASGSLTFSPGELFETITIPINNDSTLERNETLNLSISGGGATYARNAAVLTIRDNDFNTANPTLLLNEFFINSPGNDGTHEFAELTGLAGAGLGSLYFVVIDGDVGPAEGSGDLVVDIGTFVNGANGQTVIGAGTNFDFSLPSDATFIGRPELNVEALANDTATYALMFSPSSSLTTTSFDYDWDNDGTLELPAGTVFIDSVTVRDTGASDRAYGPGGAGSVIDALLNPNLYVADAISRFRGNTTANTASAWFHGDLVPNGDDPAKYNVPNAVGLPAPGAALTPGEINTGTPVQSPLVSLLSVVPNAPVGTVTLTFNGPVSQVLDPSGLNGISITQPNGQPFPQVDVIPQISGLFTNTLTLSFTGIGVSGGLLPSGNFRLNFVGDSLIGNGRAVDAANNGTTTGSNAFFDFTVNNAPAAPTGLTATATAANKISLAWSDNATNETGYRVERSTGGPFTTIATLPANTTSYVNTQVQSYINYTYRVVATGAVDSAPSNTDVESTVLEVITGTANADTYRVRRVGTLLEVYENTVPGVGVTPDYSAELAAMTTGLLTINTLGGNDALLVNTNGNATLGLNRIAYNPGGDTNTLELTAGEARVDSNATGGILDTTVLGGATLVTSGIRQRGLNLAGASAIAEILPNGGATGLVVLDSLTVANDAVLDLNDNDLVLTYDPLGPNPLTTITGYVDNSYSSGAVPGSGLPVIGSTTVDSSGGSRVIIPVDNANSQFGDVGNPFYDLTLGNSTLGTGFNQIVVRFTYPGDYNLDGQVDGADYTVVDSNLGTPTPGLSGGWTLGDGDFSGFIEPADYLPIDSNFGSGVGNPLTAATVTALFAEEQDWRLEQVRAGSAWEQAIANVGGKTKKTAAHAAAEIFGSDWK; encoded by the coding sequence ATGCGATCGATGTCCAACTGGTCGATGTTCCGCAATTCCCGTCAGCGTAAAGGCGCCCAGGCCCAACAGGCCGCCACCCATGCCAAGCGAACCCGCTTGATGTACGAATCCCTGGAAAATCGGTCCATGATGGCCGTCGCCTCATTTACAGAGGGTGTTGGTGGTTATACCGGTACTCAGGATACGGTGTTGTTCTCTAAGGAACCGTCGGTGAATTTTGGAACAGAGACCGGGATCAGCGTGGATCAGCAGGATGCGGGGGGGGTTCGCCAGGGTTTGTTGCGATATGACGGGATTTTTGGGACGGGTGCGGGCCAGATTCCATTTGGTTCTACGATCAACTCCGCGACCTTGACGGTATCGGTATTTAATGATTCCAATGCCTCGATGCAGATGAGTCTGTATCGGATGAATGTAAATTGGGATCAAAACGTGGCCACGTGGAATTCCTTTGGCTCTATTGGTGGCGTGAATGCGTCGGAGAACGAAGTTCAAGGCTTGCCACCCGACGCGATCTTGTTTGATTCCACAACCGGTGTCAAAGTATTTAATGTTAAGACGTCGTTGGAGCATTGGGTCACCGGCGAAACTAACTTTGGCTGGTTGATTGAATCCGCGGCGACCAACGGTTGGGACTTTGACACCTCGGAAGCGACCTTGGCAAATCGGCCAGTCTTAACGGTTGATTACACCCCACCCAGCGGTGCGGGGTCCTTCAAGTTTTTGACCACGAATAGCTTGCACCCCGAAGGCAACACCGGTACCAGCACGGCGATTGTGGATGTGGCGCGAATTGGCGGGACCACAGGTACCGTGACGGTTGATTACACGATTACCGCGGGCACAGCAACCGGCGGTAGTGACTTTGTGTTGGGGAACGGACAATTAACATTCAATGACGGCGTGGCCACTCAGCCAATTTCCATCACGGTCAATGGTGACACGACATTGGAAGGCCTGGAAACAGTCAACATCACTCTCAGCAACCCGCAAAATGGGTCCAGTATCTCCGGTGCGAATGCCACATTATCTATTGCCGATGACGACGCGTTGATCAGCGAAGTCTTGGCCAATGTGACGAATGCCGGTTCCGACGAAACCAACCGTGAATACATTGAACTTTTGGGGACGCCGGGTGCTAGCCTGAATGGGTATTACTTTGTCGTGTTCGAAGGAGAAGAAGAAGAAAACGGTGGATCGGGCAGTGGTCGGGCCGACTTTGTGCTGGATCTGAGCGGACAGTTTTTTGGCAGCAACGGTATTTTAGTGATTACGCCGACCGCTTGGTCGTACACCCCTGATCCGGCTTCCAGCGTCTTTGCCACCGCCGCGTTAAATGGTGTGGGGGGCGTGTTGGAAGATTCCTCCCAAACGTATGCCTTGATCCGCAGCCCGATCAATCCGATCGTGCAAGGTACGGATTATGACACCGTGGGTGCCTATGCTAATACGACCGCTACAGCGGACGGTCCCGGTGTGGGGATTTTAGATCAACTTCCTGTGGGTGCCGAGATTATGGACTCGGTGTTTGTGGTCGAAGGTGGTGGTGGCGACCGTGATCGTGCAGCGACTTTGCAGCATCCCGGTATCCATGTGCATCAGCCGAACGGCCTAGGTAGCAGCAACACGACCTCGGACGTTGTTACCCGCCGGTTTGATGAACGCGATCCCAACTCGATTGGGGTGTGGTACAACGGCGATATTCCGAATGGCGCTACGGGCGTGTATGCCGCTCCTTCCGCTACAGAAACTTACTCCAGCGTGGTAACCCCCGCCGGTGCTCAAATTACCCCTGGCGCCCTTAATATTTTGCGGACAATTGGCTTTAGCGTTTCGGCGATCAGCGTGGACGAAGCCGCTGGCATTGTCAGCTTGACCATCACCCGCGCCGGGGATTTGTCTCAAGCGATTAGTGTCAATTACGCCACATCCGGCGGCACCGCCACCTCCAATGTGGACTTTACCGCCGAAAGCGGTCCGATCAACTTTGGTATTGGAGATTCCAGCGAGACGATTGATATCGCCATTCTACCCGACATGATCGCGGAAGGGTTCGAAAGCTTTACCGTCACGCTCAGCAGCGTGACCAGCCCCTTCCAAATTGTCGTGCCGACTGTGACCGTGACGATTGTTGACGCCAACGTCAGCGTGCAGACCTTCCAAGATGGTGTGAACGGATATAACAGTACCGATGATGTGACGCTTAACAGCATCCAGCCAAATGATTCGTTTGGTGGAACCACGGCGGTCAGTATTGATGAAGAAGTTGGCGCCTTGACTGGCCAGGATTCCCGTCCCGCCCAGGGCTTGCTTAAGTTTGGCAACCTGTTTGGTAACGCCATCAATCAAGTTCCCGCCGGGTCGCAGATTTTCAGCGCGTTTCTGACGCTGAACGTGAATAATCCCAGCACTCCCACCTCACAGATTCGTTTGTTCCAAATGCTGAAGGATTGGGATGAATCCACCGCGACTTTCTCTGATCCCCAGGGTAATCTCGGTTCGGATATTGTGAATGGTGTCACACCGGACGATGTGGAAGCCACTGCTGATATTAGCTCAGTCGTCCCTACCCCCGGCGTGGCCGGTTTGGTCCAAATTCCGCTGGATACAGACCTAGTGCAAGCTTGGGCAAATAACACCCTCCCCAATTATGGCTGGGCCATCATTAATGATGGCGGCAATGACTGGAACTTTAACAGTTCTGATTCATTCGACGCGGCTTTACTGCCGAAGTTGACTATTCTGTATACCGCGCCGACCGGCCAGGGAACATTCTCGTTCTCCGATGCCGATTACAAAGTGAACGAAAACGGCACTGCCAGCATCAAGGTGCACCGCGAAGGTGGCTCGGCGGGGACGGTAACGATCAACTACCAAATCACCGATGGGACCGGTTCCGCAACGACCGATATCACCGGATCGGCTTCGGGTAGTTTGACGTTCAGCCCCGGCGAACTCTTCGAAACGATCACCATTCCGATTAATAACGATTCCACATTGGAACGGAATGAAACACTCAATCTGTCGATCTCTGGCGGCGGGGCGACTTATGCCCGTAATGCGGCCGTGCTCACCATTCGTGATAACGACTTTAACACCGCCAACCCGACATTATTGCTCAACGAGTTCTTTATCAATTCCCCCGGCAACGACGGCACGCATGAATTCGCGGAATTGACCGGTTTGGCCGGCGCGGGCCTGGGTTCGCTCTACTTTGTGGTAATTGATGGTGACGTCGGTCCCGCCGAAGGCTCCGGCGACTTGGTCGTGGACATCGGCACATTTGTCAACGGTGCCAATGGTCAAACCGTGATCGGCGCTGGCACAAACTTTGACTTTAGCTTGCCCTCCGATGCGACCTTTATCGGTCGTCCGGAACTGAACGTCGAAGCCTTGGCCAATGACACCGCCACTTACGCGTTGATGTTTAGTCCCTCTTCGAGCTTGACGACGACCTCGTTTGACTACGACTGGGATAATGACGGCACGTTGGAATTGCCCGCCGGAACAGTCTTTATTGACTCGGTCACCGTTAGGGATACGGGTGCGTCGGATCGGGCTTATGGGCCGGGTGGTGCGGGCAGCGTGATTGATGCCCTCCTCAATCCCAACCTGTATGTGGCGGACGCCATCAGCCGCTTCCGTGGTAACACCACTGCAAATACTGCTTCGGCCTGGTTCCACGGCGACTTGGTGCCAAATGGGGACGATCCCGCGAAGTACAACGTGCCCAATGCCGTGGGCCTGCCAGCACCGGGAGCGGCGCTGACACCCGGCGAGATCAACACTGGTACGCCCGTGCAAAGCCCGCTGGTATCGCTGTTATCAGTCGTGCCGAATGCCCCAGTGGGGACGGTCACACTCACCTTCAACGGCCCAGTTAGCCAAGTGCTTGACCCAAGTGGGTTGAACGGCATCTCCATCACCCAGCCAAATGGCCAGCCTTTCCCGCAAGTTGATGTCATTCCGCAGATCAGCGGTCTGTTTACCAACACCCTCACGCTCTCCTTTACCGGGATCGGCGTCAGCGGCGGGTTGCTCCCATCCGGTAACTTCCGGCTGAACTTTGTGGGTGATAGCCTCATCGGCAATGGCCGGGCCGTGGACGCCGCAAATAACGGCACCACCACGGGCAGCAACGCGTTCTTTGACTTTACCGTCAATAACGCCCCGGCTGCTCCGACCGGACTCACCGCCACCGCGACCGCGGCTAACAAGATCTCCTTGGCTTGGTCGGACAACGCCACCAACGAGACCGGTTACCGTGTGGAACGCTCCACCGGCGGGCCGTTCACCACCATCGCCACACTGCCAGCCAACACCACCAGCTACGTCAACACCCAGGTGCAGTCGTATATCAACTACACCTATCGCGTAGTGGCGACCGGCGCGGTTGATTCCGCTCCGTCCAATACCGATGTGGAAAGCACCGTGCTCGAGGTGATCACCGGTACCGCGAATGCCGACACCTACCGTGTCCGCCGCGTCGGCACGTTGTTGGAAGTGTACGAAAACACCGTTCCCGGTGTGGGCGTGACTCCCGATTACTCGGCTGAACTGGCGGCCATGACCACGGGCTTGTTGACGATCAACACCCTCGGTGGCAACGACGCCCTGCTGGTGAATACCAACGGTAACGCGACCCTGGGTCTCAACCGGATCGCGTACAATCCCGGTGGCGATACCAACACCCTGGAACTGACCGCTGGCGAGGCCCGGGTCGATAGCAACGCCACGGGCGGCATCCTGGACACCACCGTGCTGGGTGGAGCCACTTTGGTCACCTCTGGTATCCGCCAACGGGGACTGAATCTGGCTGGTGCCAGTGCCATCGCCGAGATTCTGCCAAATGGCGGAGCGACCGGCCTCGTGGTTTTGGACAGCTTGACCGTGGCCAATGACGCCGTGTTGGACCTGAACGATAATGATCTGGTTCTGACCTATGATCCGCTGGGACCCAACCCACTGACCACCATCACCGGTTATGTGGATAATTCCTACAGTTCGGGCGCGGTTCCCGGCAGCGGTTTGCCCGTTATTGGCAGTACCACGGTTGATTCCTCTGGTGGTTCCCGCGTCATTATCCCCGTGGATAACGCCAACAGCCAATTTGGCGATGTCGGCAATCCGTTCTACGATTTGACCTTGGGCAATAGCACCCTGGGGACTGGCTTTAATCAAATCGTGGTTCGCTTTACCTATCCGGGTGACTATAACCTGGATGGCCAAGTGGACGGCGCCGACTACACCGTGGTCGATTCTAACCTGGGCACCCCGACCCCCGGACTCTCCGGTGGCTGGACTCTGGGTGATGGCGACTTTAGCGGTTTCATCGAACCCGCGGATTACCTGCCGATCGACTCCAACTTTGGCAGCGGGGTGGGGAATCCCCTGACCGCAGCGACAGTCACGGCCCTCTTTGCCGAGGAACAAGACTGGCGTTTGGAGCAAGTTCGCGCTGGCTCGGCTTGGGAACAAGCCATTGCCAACGTCGGCGGCAAGACCAAAAAGACCGCCGCCCATGCCGCGGCGGAAATCTTTGGTAGCGATTGGAAGTAA
- a CDS encoding glycoside hydrolase yields MIHLLLKNPSRLLPVGVIVGILSLLCPPAAARADYTTRIDSQSNRGTWDGWGTSLAWWANVFGRRTDLANILFTPQTTTLNGQQLPGLNLNIVRYNLGASSNVPANGERMVASPNIPPFKQIQGYWLNWNSTDPASSSWNWNLDGNQRSMLQFAKARGVNHFELFSNSPMWWMLYNHNPSGSPTGATDNLQSWNHQQHAVYMATVAKRAKDNWGITFDSVAPFNEPSANWWVANGTQEGAHFDRSTQATVINHLRNELNARGLTNTVIAASDESYFDQATTTWNSFDSMTRSAVGRVNVHGYQYGGGRRDLLHAAIAGKELWNSEYGESDASGMSLASNLNLDFRWLQMTAWSYWQPFDSGGWGLVQSNPGDNWIGNANPKYFVLAQYTRHIRPGMTILDSGDGNTVTAYDPVANKLVLVVTNYGTPQWITFSLDDFASVADGPAKYWRTITGGNEFYRPYDNLTVSNGQVRLWFPANTVQTIEIPNVYLTAVPEPGVGALLAMGVLLGICVYTKGLVRRMVT; encoded by the coding sequence ATGATTCACCTCCTGCTAAAAAATCCCTCACGTCTCTTGCCCGTGGGGGTAATCGTGGGCATCCTTAGTCTGCTGTGTCCGCCAGCGGCGGCGCGGGCCGACTATACAACCCGCATCGATAGCCAGTCGAACCGGGGAACTTGGGACGGTTGGGGCACGTCACTGGCGTGGTGGGCCAATGTTTTTGGCAGGCGGACCGATCTGGCAAATATCCTGTTTACTCCCCAAACGACAACGCTTAATGGGCAGCAGCTTCCCGGTTTGAATTTGAATATTGTCCGCTACAACTTGGGGGCCAGCAGTAACGTCCCCGCCAATGGCGAGCGGATGGTCGCTTCGCCAAATATCCCCCCATTTAAACAAATTCAGGGCTACTGGCTGAACTGGAATAGCACCGACCCCGCGTCATCCAGCTGGAACTGGAACCTGGACGGAAACCAACGGTCGATGCTACAGTTTGCCAAAGCCCGCGGCGTGAATCATTTTGAGTTGTTTTCCAATTCGCCGATGTGGTGGATGCTGTACAACCACAATCCCTCTGGCAGCCCGACCGGCGCGACCGACAATCTGCAGTCCTGGAACCACCAGCAACACGCCGTGTATATGGCGACGGTCGCCAAGCGGGCCAAAGACAATTGGGGGATCACGTTTGACTCGGTTGCGCCATTTAATGAACCTTCCGCCAATTGGTGGGTGGCCAATGGCACCCAGGAGGGGGCGCATTTTGACCGCTCCACCCAAGCCACGGTGATTAACCATTTGCGCAATGAACTTAATGCCCGGGGTCTGACGAACACGGTGATCGCGGCTTCCGACGAGTCCTATTTTGACCAGGCGACGACCACGTGGAATTCGTTTGACTCAATGACGCGATCCGCCGTGGGGCGCGTGAATGTGCATGGTTATCAATACGGCGGGGGCCGGCGGGATTTGCTACACGCGGCGATTGCCGGGAAGGAACTGTGGAATTCGGAATATGGCGAAAGCGACGCCAGCGGAATGTCCCTGGCTTCGAATTTAAATCTCGACTTTCGTTGGTTGCAAATGACGGCCTGGTCGTATTGGCAGCCATTTGACAGTGGCGGTTGGGGGTTGGTGCAGAGCAATCCCGGGGACAACTGGATCGGCAATGCCAATCCCAAGTACTTTGTACTGGCCCAATACACGCGGCATATCCGGCCAGGCATGACGATCCTGGATAGCGGGGACGGAAACACGGTCACCGCCTATGATCCCGTGGCGAATAAGCTGGTGCTGGTCGTCACGAACTACGGCACGCCGCAATGGATCACGTTTTCCTTAGACGATTTTGCCAGCGTGGCGGATGGTCCCGCAAAGTACTGGCGCACCATCACCGGGGGAAATGAGTTTTATCGCCCTTACGATAATCTGACAGTCAGTAACGGCCAAGTCCGGCTGTGGTTTCCGGCCAATACCGTGCAAACGATCGAAATACCCAACGTGTACCTGACGGCGGTGCCAGAGCCGGGCGTGGGAGCGTTGCTGGCGATGGGGGTGTTGCTGGGCATATGTGTCTACACAAAAGGTCTAGTCCGCCGAATGGTGACTTAG
- a CDS encoding PadR family transcriptional regulator, translating into MKLESELLRGAGPTAVLKLLSSGEMYGYQIVQALAEQSAGVLNLGQSTLYPLLYNLEAKGYIKSRQDETGPRPRRYYRLTSQGQAKLAADARQWQALFRGFEALQILPVPGWKGA; encoded by the coding sequence ATGAAGCTGGAAAGTGAACTTTTACGCGGGGCGGGGCCGACGGCGGTGTTAAAGCTGCTCTCCTCCGGGGAAATGTACGGTTACCAAATTGTCCAGGCCCTGGCGGAGCAGTCCGCGGGGGTCCTCAACCTGGGCCAAAGCACGCTCTATCCGTTGCTGTATAACCTGGAGGCCAAGGGGTACATCAAATCGCGTCAGGACGAAACGGGGCCCCGGCCCCGCCGGTATTATCGGCTAACTTCGCAGGGGCAGGCGAAGTTGGCCGCTGATGCCCGGCAATGGCAGGCGCTGTTCCGTGGTTTCGAGGCGCTCCAGATCCTGCCGGTTCCCGGCTGGAAGGGGGCGTGA
- a CDS encoding GNAT family N-acetyltransferase has product MTLTTPRLILRLWRDDDLPHFAAINTDPRVMRYLPGVLDRATSDARAARIRQHFDQHGFGLFAVEIPQIAPFIGFVGLSVPNFTAPFTPCVEIGWRLAFDHWGRGYATEAAQGVVAHAFGPLGLRELVSFTVPGNVASRRVMEKLGMTRDPAEDFHHPALPAEHPLSQHVLYRLTRKTQLQS; this is encoded by the coding sequence ATGACCCTCACCACCCCGCGTCTCATTCTGCGACTCTGGCGGGATGACGACCTGCCCCATTTCGCCGCGATTAACACTGACCCACGCGTCATGCGCTATCTGCCGGGCGTCCTGGACCGCGCCACCAGCGACGCCCGCGCGGCGCGCATCCGCCAGCATTTTGATCAGCATGGGTTTGGGTTATTTGCGGTGGAAATTCCCCAGATTGCGCCGTTTATCGGGTTCGTGGGCCTAAGCGTCCCCAACTTTACCGCCCCTTTTACGCCTTGTGTGGAGATCGGCTGGCGGCTGGCATTTGATCATTGGGGGCGGGGCTACGCGACCGAGGCCGCCCAGGGGGTGGTGGCGCACGCCTTTGGCCCGCTGGGGCTGAGGGAACTGGTGTCATTCACCGTGCCAGGGAACGTGGCGTCGAGGCGGGTGATGGAAAAGCTGGGCATGACGCGCGACCCGGCGGAGGATTTTCACCACCCGGCGTTGCCGGCGGAGCACCCGCTGAGCCAGCATGTGCTGTATCGGTTAACGCGCAAGACTCAATTGCAGTCGTAA
- a CDS encoding DUF1559 domain-containing protein: protein MLCFFSCVRTRRSPVRPRAFTLVELLVVIGIIGILVALLLPAIQSAREAARRSACNNNVRQIAIACVNFESANKFLPPGGPTCVDIQPEQVTPEGYPKAGYKNGKVPSWWVSGTQAPGGTKAECYGPNWAVQVLAYLEEKAIADFVARAIREFPEDSYEANPPDNWDLKRDNFGGIGGRVNGSWRCPSSTSAENVFYNDQDDTGTYNGGQSSGPYQSGSMALGHLSKGNYAACFGGDSMLHAVPSQSTSPKNPKPHLAGVMGMVRIQKYPPQARMGKGNSVKRITDGMSKSVMISEVLTFDVIDGNNAGEGGEPGNDDWRGAWMIPSVGASAFTGRFQPNSPEPDVIPACGTLVKDTPGAPPCFENTDSGGNIYASARSAHPGGVNTARADASVEFVSEDINLAAWQALCTRAGNEAPTGQ from the coding sequence ATGTTATGTTTTTTTAGTTGCGTCAGGACTCGACGCTCGCCAGTTCGCCCGCGGGCGTTCACTTTGGTCGAGTTGTTAGTCGTTATTGGGATTATTGGCATTTTGGTCGCGTTGTTATTACCGGCCATTCAGTCCGCCCGCGAAGCCGCGCGGCGTTCCGCATGTAACAACAACGTGCGGCAAATCGCCATCGCCTGCGTTAATTTTGAATCGGCCAATAAATTTTTGCCCCCTGGCGGGCCAACTTGCGTCGATATTCAGCCTGAACAGGTAACACCAGAGGGCTACCCCAAGGCTGGCTACAAAAACGGCAAGGTCCCCTCGTGGTGGGTCAGCGGCACACAGGCTCCTGGCGGGACCAAGGCCGAATGTTACGGCCCCAATTGGGCGGTACAGGTCTTGGCCTATTTAGAAGAAAAAGCAATCGCGGACTTTGTGGCGCGGGCGATCCGGGAATTTCCCGAAGATTCGTACGAAGCCAATCCCCCGGACAATTGGGACCTCAAGCGCGATAATTTTGGCGGGATCGGCGGGCGGGTCAATGGTTCATGGCGTTGCCCCAGTTCCACTTCCGCCGAGAATGTGTTTTATAATGACCAGGACGATACGGGAACATACAATGGCGGCCAAAGCAGCGGTCCGTATCAAAGCGGCAGCATGGCCCTGGGCCATCTGAGCAAGGGAAATTACGCTGCCTGCTTTGGCGGGGATAGCATGTTACACGCCGTCCCCAGCCAGTCCACTAGCCCCAAAAACCCCAAGCCCCACCTAGCGGGCGTCATGGGCATGGTCCGCATCCAAAAATACCCCCCCCAAGCCCGCATGGGTAAAGGGAACTCTGTCAAGCGCATCACCGACGGCATGTCTAAAAGCGTTATGATCAGCGAGGTGCTGACATTTGATGTGATTGACGGCAATAACGCGGGCGAAGGGGGAGAGCCGGGCAATGACGACTGGCGCGGGGCCTGGATGATCCCCAGTGTGGGGGCTAGCGCGTTTACGGGTCGTTTTCAGCCGAATTCCCCGGAACCAGACGTTATTCCCGCCTGCGGCACCCTGGTCAAGGACACCCCCGGCGCGCCGCCGTGCTTTGAAAACACTGACAGCGGCGGCAATATTTATGCCAGCGCCCGCAGCGCCCATCCCGGTGGGGTGAATACCGCACGGGCGGATGCCAGTGTGGAATTTGTGTCAGAGGATATTAATCTGGCGGCTTGGCAGGCGCTCTGCACCCGCGCGGGAAACGAAGCACCCACCGGCCAGTAA